Proteins encoded together in one Janthinobacterium tructae window:
- a CDS encoding carbohydrate kinase family protein yields the protein MSAPFPSFVSAGEALTDMLRTGADTWSSQVGGSTWNVARVMARLGVPSAFAGAVSLDVFGDALAAATEVAGLDMRFLQRRAKSPLLAIVHELHPPTYYFIGDDSADLHFDAAQLPASWMPGAQWVHFGGISLAREPLAGKLVALAQELKAAGVSISYDPNFRIMMDERYDATLRRMVELADVVKVSDEDLAGLFRHDDIDGAFATLRGWNRHATYLYTRGAQGAALYRGEQTWQAAPPVIEVVDSVGAGDASIGGLLYSLMFRPEADGGEHLRFAVAAGAGACLAAGGAPPSVQLVESLLERTILG from the coding sequence ATGAGCGCCCCTTTCCCTTCCTTTGTGTCGGCCGGCGAAGCGCTGACGGACATGCTGCGCACGGGCGCCGATACCTGGAGCAGCCAAGTGGGCGGCTCGACCTGGAACGTGGCACGCGTGATGGCGCGCCTGGGCGTGCCCAGCGCCTTTGCGGGCGCCGTCAGCCTCGACGTCTTCGGTGACGCGCTGGCCGCTGCCACCGAGGTAGCGGGCCTGGACATGCGTTTCCTGCAGCGCCGCGCGAAGTCGCCGCTGCTGGCCATCGTGCATGAACTGCATCCGCCCACCTATTACTTCATCGGCGACGACAGCGCCGACCTGCATTTCGACGCGGCGCAGCTGCCTGCCAGCTGGATGCCGGGCGCGCAATGGGTGCATTTCGGCGGCATCAGCCTGGCGCGCGAACCGCTGGCGGGCAAGCTGGTGGCGCTGGCGCAGGAACTCAAGGCCGCTGGCGTGAGCATCAGCTACGACCCGAATTTCCGCATCATGATGGATGAGCGCTACGACGCCACCCTGCGCCGCATGGTGGAGCTGGCCGACGTGGTCAAAGTATCGGATGAAGACCTGGCGGGCCTGTTCCGCCACGATGACATCGATGGCGCGTTCGCCACGCTGCGCGGCTGGAATCGGCACGCCACGTATTTGTATACGCGTGGCGCGCAGGGCGCGGCCCTGTACCGGGGCGAGCAGACATGGCAGGCGGCGCCGCCCGTCATCGAGGTGGTCGACTCGGTGGGGGCGGGCGACGCCAGCATCGGCGGCTTGCTGTACAGCCTGATGTTCCGGCCAGAGGCCGACGGCGGGGAACACTTGCGCTTTGCCGTGGCGGCCGGGGCGGGCGCCTGCCTGGCGGCCGGCGGCGCACCGCCATCGGTGCAATTGGTGGAATCGTTGCTGGAGCGCACTATATTGGGATGA
- a CDS encoding tetratricopeptide repeat protein: MLIPLLLPLPVVAQTSPTLLDLQLIAIKARAGVTTHSPESIAEFVETRRAAEGGDVEAQLELARMLQLGVGAPQSTAQSMAWVRKSAEGGYAPAQAALGLAYTVGGKVPIDRVQGEYWLRQGVAQGDALAQTILALEFIDGASSAEEQALAIIWLKAAANEQHFVPAYNALGEHLMRSATDDAQRIDAFAWYQRSAREKQPAGMRNLARAHELGLGVKQSDKLALVWYERAAWSGDLPAMRRMLDVYAKGGLGQAVNAEDAAEWRAKLAEREKK, from the coding sequence TTGCTGATCCCTTTACTATTGCCGCTGCCTGTTGTGGCGCAAACCTCGCCCACCTTGCTCGATCTGCAACTGATCGCCATCAAGGCAAGGGCCGGTGTGACGACCCATAGCCCGGAAAGCATCGCCGAGTTTGTCGAGACCCGGCGTGCGGCCGAAGGCGGCGACGTGGAGGCGCAGCTGGAACTGGCGCGCATGCTGCAGCTGGGCGTCGGCGCGCCGCAAAGCACGGCGCAGTCGATGGCCTGGGTGCGCAAGTCGGCCGAAGGCGGCTATGCGCCGGCGCAAGCGGCTTTGGGGCTGGCCTATACCGTAGGCGGCAAGGTGCCCATCGACCGCGTGCAGGGCGAATACTGGTTGCGCCAGGGCGTGGCGCAGGGCGATGCACTGGCGCAGACCATTTTGGCGCTGGAATTCATCGATGGCGCCAGCAGTGCCGAAGAGCAGGCGCTGGCCATCATCTGGCTGAAGGCGGCGGCGAACGAGCAGCACTTTGTTCCTGCCTATAACGCGCTCGGCGAGCATCTGATGCGGTCGGCCACGGACGATGCACAGCGCATCGATGCCTTCGCCTGGTATCAACGATCGGCGCGTGAAAAGCAGCCTGCCGGCATGCGCAACCTGGCCCGCGCGCACGAGCTGGGCCTGGGCGTGAAACAGTCGGACAAGCTGGCCCTGGTCTGGTACGAGCGGGCCGCATGGAGCGGCGACTTGCCCGCCATGCGGCGCATGCTCGACGTGTATGCCAAGGGCGGACTGGGACAAGCGGTAAATGCCGAAGACGCCGCCGAATGGCGCGCCAAGCTGGCGGAAAGGGAAAAGAAATGA
- a CDS encoding tetratricopeptide repeat protein, whose translation MRTILCIFTLALAQSVLAQPVSLPVPRQHPALAEFDMSGLDAMRARVRAVINRPADLSPDKVVAFDKARRAAEAGDTAAQLDLAQMLHGGEGTPRDVDAGLAWMRKSAEGGYGPAQAFLGVAYTLGQGMAIDRKLGEYWSRKGAAQGVELANFTVAMHFENIHSSPEEQAHALHWLKFYAENGFIPAYNEIGYRLMMTAQEEAQRKEAFGWYMRAAKALDPPGLNNVAYSYEVGQGVPQSDEAALGWYEMAAIAKSPPGQTGFARLLEQGRGGPTRQGPAPKPFALYLLAAKQGDVEAIERLVKVYDKGELEQAADPAQAALWREKLRLAKTH comes from the coding sequence ATGAGAACCATCCTGTGTATATTCACCCTGGCGCTGGCGCAGAGCGTGCTGGCGCAGCCAGTGTCCCTTCCCGTGCCGCGCCAGCATCCGGCGCTGGCCGAATTCGATATGTCCGGTCTCGACGCCATGCGCGCCAGGGTGCGGGCCGTGATCAACCGCCCGGCCGACCTGTCGCCAGACAAGGTCGTCGCCTTCGACAAGGCACGCCGCGCGGCGGAAGCGGGCGACACGGCCGCCCAGCTGGACCTGGCGCAGATGCTGCACGGCGGCGAGGGCACGCCGCGTGACGTCGACGCCGGCCTGGCGTGGATGCGGAAATCGGCCGAAGGCGGTTATGGCCCGGCGCAGGCATTCCTGGGCGTGGCCTATACGCTGGGACAGGGCATGGCCATCGACCGCAAGCTGGGCGAATACTGGTCGCGCAAGGGCGCCGCGCAAGGTGTGGAACTGGCCAACTTCACCGTGGCCATGCACTTTGAAAACATTCACAGCAGTCCGGAAGAACAGGCGCACGCACTGCACTGGCTGAAGTTTTACGCCGAAAATGGCTTCATTCCCGCCTACAATGAAATCGGCTACCGCCTGATGATGACGGCGCAGGAAGAGGCGCAGCGCAAGGAAGCGTTCGGCTGGTACATGCGGGCGGCCAAGGCGCTCGATCCGCCCGGCTTGAACAATGTCGCTTACTCGTATGAAGTGGGGCAGGGCGTGCCGCAGAGCGACGAGGCGGCTTTGGGCTGGTATGAAATGGCGGCCATCGCCAAGAGTCCACCGGGCCAGACGGGTTTCGCGCGCCTGCTGGAGCAGGGCCGTGGCGGCCCCACCCGCCAAGGACCGGCGCCCAAGCCCTTCGCGCTGTACCTGCTGGCGGCGAAGCAGGGCGATGTGGAAGCCATCGAACGGCTGGTCAAGGTGTACGATAAGGGCGAACTGGAACAGGCGGCCGACCCTGCCCAGGCGGCACTGTGGCGCGAAAAGCTCAGGCTGGCCAAGACTCATTGA
- a CDS encoding glucokinase, producing MKIDEKMEVAGSDPAERFSEGPRLLADIGGTNARFVLETRQGHLEAVAVLPCDDYASLLDAITAYMDSSEARAAGSARVRHAAIAIANPIDDDNIRMMNHHWFFSIEAMRAALGLDTLLVVNDFTALAMALPYLRPDQRQQIGGGMARADSVIGLLGSGTGLGVSGMIPAEDRWIALGSEGGHVSFAPCDQREMDVLSFAWRELSHVSAERLASGRGLELIYRALSERAGKPDAPPLLAADITSRALNNECDVCIEAVDCFCAILGSIAGNVAMTLGALGGIYIGGGIVPRLGPLFEQSQFRARFEQKGRLNEYLAQIPTFLITAELPTFLGIAAILAQKLKRAHSGAPVLESVRQARGRMSPSECKVADWVLKEPNAMLTLPIAEIAQRVGVSQPTVMRFCRSIGVQGLADFKLKLASGLTGGAITVAHCHVEISDSDAELARKVLGNNASAALALRDMLDVKALTAAIELLRSAQRVELLAVGSARVVADDMQHKLLNLGIVSSFFADPQAQEMSAAMLKPGDVALVISRSGALPELLRTVKVAQGCGARVLAITASGSPLAKLADVLLTLNHPEGNLNFVPMIVRLLQLMMLDILSVGLARRDTAQRTSAAELEEGQLHGMRISGKLKFGGHLE from the coding sequence ATGAAAATTGATGAAAAAATGGAAGTAGCAGGCAGCGATCCGGCGGAGCGTTTCAGTGAAGGGCCGCGTTTGCTGGCCGACATCGGCGGCACCAATGCCCGCTTCGTGCTCGAAACGCGCCAGGGCCACCTGGAAGCGGTGGCCGTGCTGCCCTGCGACGACTACGCTTCGCTGCTCGACGCCATCACCGCCTATATGGATAGCAGCGAGGCGCGTGCCGCCGGTTCGGCGCGCGTGCGCCATGCGGCCATCGCCATCGCCAACCCCATCGACGACGACAATATCCGCATGATGAACCATCACTGGTTCTTCTCGATCGAAGCGATGCGCGCCGCGCTGGGCCTCGACACACTGCTGGTGGTGAACGACTTCACGGCGCTGGCCATGGCCCTGCCCTATCTGCGGCCCGACCAGCGCCAGCAGATCGGCGGCGGCATGGCGCGCGCCGACAGCGTCATCGGCCTGCTCGGTTCCGGCACGGGCCTGGGCGTGTCGGGCATGATTCCCGCCGAAGACCGCTGGATCGCGCTGGGCAGCGAAGGGGGCCACGTCAGCTTCGCGCCCTGCGACCAGCGCGAGATGGACGTGCTGTCCTTCGCCTGGCGCGAACTGTCGCACGTCTCGGCCGAGCGCCTCGCCTCCGGGCGCGGACTGGAACTGATCTACCGCGCCCTGTCCGAGCGCGCAGGCAAGCCCGATGCGCCGCCGCTGCTGGCGGCCGACATCACCAGCCGCGCCCTGAACAATGAATGCGACGTGTGCATCGAAGCGGTGGACTGCTTTTGCGCCATCCTCGGCTCCATCGCCGGCAACGTGGCCATGACGCTCGGTGCGCTGGGCGGCATCTATATAGGCGGAGGCATCGTGCCGCGCCTGGGCCCGCTGTTCGAACAGTCGCAGTTCCGCGCCCGCTTCGAACAGAAGGGCCGCCTGAACGAATACCTGGCGCAGATCCCCACCTTTCTGATCACGGCCGAACTGCCTACTTTTCTGGGCATCGCCGCCATCCTGGCGCAAAAGCTCAAGCGCGCCCATTCCGGCGCTCCCGTGCTCGAATCGGTGCGCCAGGCGCGCGGGCGCATGAGCCCATCGGAATGCAAGGTGGCAGACTGGGTGCTGAAGGAGCCGAACGCCATGCTCACGTTGCCGATCGCCGAAATCGCCCAGAGGGTCGGCGTGAGCCAGCCGACCGTGATGCGCTTTTGCCGCTCGATCGGCGTGCAGGGCCTGGCCGACTTCAAATTGAAGCTGGCGTCCGGTCTGACGGGCGGCGCCATCACGGTGGCACACTGCCACGTGGAGATCTCGGACTCCGACGCGGAACTGGCGCGCAAGGTGCTGGGCAATAACGCCTCGGCCGCGCTGGCCCTGCGCGACATGCTCGACGTGAAGGCGCTGACGGCCGCCATCGAACTGCTGCGCAGCGCGCAGCGCGTGGAATTGCTGGCCGTGGGCAGCGCCCGCGTGGTGGCCGACGACATGCAGCACAAGCTGCTCAACCTGGGTATCGTCAGCAGCTTCTTTGCCGATCCGCAGGCGCAGGAAATGAGCGCCGCCATGCTGAAACCAGGCGACGTGGCGCTGGTCATTTCCCGCTCGGGCGCCCTGCCCGAGCTGCTGCGCACCGTCAAGGTAGCGCAGGGCTGCGGCGCGCGCGTGCTGGCCATTACAGCCAGCGGTTCGCCGCTGGCCAAGCTGGCCGACGTGCTGCTGACCCTGAACCACCCGGAAGGCAACCTCAATTTCGTGCCCATGATCGTGCGCCTGCTGCAGCTGATGATGCTCGATATCCTGTCCGTGGGACTGGCGCGGCGCGACACGGCGCAGCGCACCAGCGCCGCCGAACTGGAAGAGGGTCAATTGCACGGCATGCGCATCAGCGGCAAGCTGAAATTCGGTGGCCACCTCGAATAA
- a CDS encoding diguanylate cyclase domain-containing protein, which produces MHKIWKFFNPRSFKFKMTVLVGVLVLCATGSVALTALSVAQGQMVSVIGNQQYALLSSAAAYIDDDLNAKKALLRVLAEGLPADVVAHPQRMQAFIEKHPSLREEFFNLVAVDATGKLIASMNDRRVVGKLNFAARDYFIDTVKLREGVISRPFKSQLSGKPIVLVTEPIYDAAGKLLYVIAGGINLQSPTFFGQWEQLKPGKSGYLFMLTDDGTILHHPDPARVLKRVSEEKGGPTPSTLAALRGFDGWMQGETKLGVQAIITYRHLHAADWIIGAVYPESEAFTPITDIYAKVIIASSGVALLASCAGWLAVMLLLRPLGDLGRHVASIRSGNADIAVFDIARKDEFGKLSRAFYALSLQREAAESNLAVLAHTDMLTGLHNRRMFDEALATALTRARRAGTGLALAYLDIDFFKTINDTYGHGIGDLVLIEFAKRLKACVRASDTVARLAGDEFVIIFEQLTDQSELAILGKKIVQEMVVHFDCSGIGLHVATSVGLAFSARGDTTAGTLLTAADTALYQAKSAGRNRYAITSIGSPAMTEAL; this is translated from the coding sequence ATGCACAAGATCTGGAAATTTTTCAATCCCAGGAGCTTCAAATTCAAGATGACTGTGCTCGTGGGCGTGCTGGTGCTGTGCGCGACGGGTTCTGTTGCGCTCACAGCGCTGTCTGTCGCGCAAGGGCAGATGGTATCGGTCATCGGCAATCAGCAATATGCCTTGCTGAGCAGTGCGGCGGCCTATATCGACGACGACTTGAATGCGAAGAAAGCACTGCTCAGGGTGCTGGCGGAAGGGCTACCCGCGGACGTGGTTGCACATCCGCAGCGGATGCAGGCATTTATTGAAAAGCATCCAAGCCTGCGCGAGGAATTTTTCAATCTCGTCGCCGTTGATGCCACCGGAAAATTAATTGCCAGCATGAATGACCGGCGCGTGGTCGGCAAGCTCAATTTCGCCGCGCGCGACTATTTTATCGATACCGTGAAACTCAGGGAAGGCGTGATATCGCGTCCATTCAAGAGCCAGTTGTCGGGCAAGCCGATTGTGCTGGTAACCGAACCGATCTATGACGCAGCCGGCAAATTGCTGTATGTGATCGCTGGCGGCATCAATTTGCAAAGCCCGACATTTTTTGGCCAGTGGGAGCAGCTCAAGCCGGGCAAGAGCGGTTATCTGTTCATGTTGACCGACGACGGCACGATACTCCACCATCCAGACCCGGCGCGCGTCCTGAAGCGGGTGAGTGAGGAGAAGGGTGGGCCTACGCCTTCCACCTTGGCCGCATTGCGTGGATTCGACGGCTGGATGCAGGGTGAAACCAAGCTGGGCGTGCAGGCCATTATCACGTACAGGCATTTGCATGCGGCCGATTGGATCATCGGTGCCGTCTACCCTGAAAGCGAGGCATTCACGCCGATCACCGATATTTATGCCAAAGTCATCATTGCTTCGTCAGGCGTCGCCTTGCTGGCCAGTTGTGCCGGCTGGCTGGCGGTGATGCTGCTCTTGCGTCCCTTGGGCGATCTGGGCCGGCATGTGGCGAGCATACGCTCCGGCAATGCTGATATTGCGGTGTTTGACATTGCCCGCAAAGACGAGTTCGGAAAACTGAGCCGTGCATTCTATGCGCTGTCGCTGCAGAGGGAAGCTGCGGAGAGCAACCTCGCTGTTCTGGCGCACACTGACATGCTGACCGGCCTGCACAACAGGCGCATGTTTGACGAGGCGCTGGCCACGGCATTGACGCGCGCCCGACGCGCTGGTACGGGCCTGGCACTGGCTTATCTGGATATCGATTTTTTTAAAACAATAAATGACACCTATGGGCATGGCATCGGCGACCTGGTGTTGATTGAATTTGCCAAGCGGCTCAAAGCTTGCGTGCGGGCCTCGGACACGGTGGCGCGCCTTGCCGGCGACGAGTTTGTGATCATTTTTGAACAACTGACGGATCAGTCCGAACTCGCGATACTGGGCAAGAAAATCGTGCAAGAGATGGTCGTGCACTTCGATTGCAGCGGTATCGGTCTGCATGTTGCCACCAGTGTCGGCCTTGCGTTCAGCGCCCGGGGCGATACGACGGCAGGGACATTATTGACGGCGGCCGATACGGCGCTGTACCAGGCAAAAAGCGCTGGCCGCAACCGTTATGCCATCACTTCCATCGGCAGCCCCGCCATGACCGAGGCGCTGTAG
- a CDS encoding AGE family epimerase/isomerase: MNPDFRSRAMLEKHILHTMHFYHPRAIDASGGFYHFFLDDGTVYDAATRHLVSSTRFIFNYAMAYRRFGDDDYQAALRHGVAFLRDVHRDPATGGYAWQLKWQDGVKTVEDGANHCYGLAFVLLAYAHALQAGMSEARTYLDETFELMEQRFWLPEHGLYADVASADWATLDGYRGQNANMHACEAMLAAFEATGEARYLHRAETLAHNITVRQAGLANGMIWEHYTPDWAIDWDYNLHDKSNIFRPWGYQPGHFTEWAKLLLIMERHSRFMAGPSDWLLPRARALYDTALAKAWDGAHGGIHYGFGPHDEICDGDKYFWVQAESFAAAAVLAARTGDDAYWRSYDKIWDYSWTHFVDHEHGAWYRILTPENQKISNEKSPAGKVDYHTMGACHEVLNVLKGAA, encoded by the coding sequence ATGAATCCCGATTTCCGCTCCAGGGCAATGCTCGAAAAGCACATCCTGCACACGATGCACTTTTATCACCCGCGCGCCATCGATGCGAGCGGCGGCTTTTATCACTTCTTCCTCGACGACGGCACGGTGTACGACGCGGCCACGCGGCATCTGGTCAGCAGCACGCGCTTCATCTTCAATTACGCCATGGCTTACCGCCGTTTCGGCGATGACGATTACCAGGCGGCCCTGCGCCACGGCGTGGCCTTCCTGCGCGACGTGCACCGCGACCCTGCCACGGGCGGCTACGCCTGGCAACTGAAATGGCAAGACGGCGTCAAGACGGTGGAAGACGGCGCCAACCACTGTTACGGCCTGGCCTTCGTGCTGCTGGCGTATGCGCACGCCTTGCAGGCGGGCATGTCGGAAGCGCGCACGTATCTGGACGAAACGTTTGAACTGATGGAACAGCGCTTCTGGCTGCCAGAACACGGCCTGTATGCGGACGTGGCCAGTGCCGACTGGGCGACGCTGGACGGCTACCGGGGCCAGAACGCCAACATGCATGCCTGCGAAGCCATGCTGGCCGCGTTCGAGGCGACGGGCGAAGCGCGCTATCTGCACCGCGCCGAGACGCTGGCGCACAACATCACGGTGCGCCAGGCGGGTCTGGCGAACGGCATGATCTGGGAGCACTACACGCCCGACTGGGCTATCGACTGGGATTACAACCTGCACGACAAGAGCAATATCTTCCGTCCCTGGGGCTACCAGCCCGGCCACTTCACGGAGTGGGCCAAGCTGCTGCTGATCATGGAGCGCCACAGCCGGTTCATGGCCGGTCCGTCGGACTGGCTGCTGCCGCGCGCGCGCGCCCTGTACGACACGGCCCTGGCCAAGGCCTGGGATGGCGCGCATGGCGGCATCCATTACGGTTTCGGCCCGCACGATGAAATCTGCGATGGCGACAAATACTTTTGGGTGCAGGCGGAAAGCTTCGCCGCCGCCGCCGTGCTGGCCGCGCGCACGGGCGACGACGCCTATTGGCGCAGCTACGACAAGATCTGGGATTACAGCTGGACGCACTTCGTCGACCACGAACACGGCGCCTGGTACCGCATTTTGACGCCCGAGAATCAAAAAATCAGCAACGAGAAAAGCCCTGCCGGCAAGGTCGATTACCACACCATGGGCGCCTGCCATGAAGTGCTGAACGTGCTCAAAGGTGCAGCATGA
- a CDS encoding LacI family DNA-binding transcriptional regulator: MATSNKAAHAAPASSDAASGATVHDVARVAGVSAMTVSRVINGRASVSAATRDKVEAAITSLHYQPNLAARFARTGTLRIGLLYSNPSAAFLSEFLVGAMDQCRQGGGQLLLERCEDIDSQRAGIACLVAAGVDGILVPPPLCDSPAVLAQLNQMGIPAIAVATARPSPDVSAVRIDDYEGALAMTRHLLALGHRDIGFIEGDPAHTPALLRRQAFEDAMREAGLQVPPRRVAQGYFTYRSGLDAARQLLAQTPRPSAIFASNDDMAAATLAVAHGMGLQVPAELSVCGFDDTPVATTVWPELTTIHQPIADMARAAVSLVIDEIRQRRAGETAPATHRLMQFTLVERASSGVYAPLAAKGQRKP, translated from the coding sequence GTGGCCACCTCGAATAAGGCGGCGCACGCCGCCCCCGCCTCCTCCGACGCCGCCAGCGGCGCCACCGTGCATGACGTGGCGCGCGTGGCCGGCGTATCGGCCATGACGGTGTCGCGCGTCATCAACGGACGCGCCAGCGTCAGCGCGGCCACGCGCGACAAGGTCGAGGCGGCGATCACCAGCCTGCACTACCAGCCCAACCTGGCGGCCAGATTCGCCCGCACGGGCACCTTGCGCATCGGCCTGCTGTACAGCAACCCCAGCGCCGCCTTCCTCAGCGAATTCCTCGTCGGCGCCATGGACCAATGCCGCCAGGGCGGCGGCCAGTTGCTGCTCGAACGCTGCGAAGACATCGACAGCCAGCGCGCCGGCATCGCCTGCCTGGTGGCGGCCGGCGTGGACGGCATCCTGGTGCCGCCGCCCCTGTGCGATTCGCCGGCAGTGCTGGCGCAGCTGAACCAGATGGGCATCCCCGCCATCGCCGTGGCCACGGCGCGCCCCTCGCCCGATGTGTCGGCCGTGCGCATCGACGACTACGAAGGCGCGCTGGCCATGACGCGCCACCTGCTCGCGCTGGGCCACCGCGACATCGGCTTCATCGAAGGCGATCCGGCGCACACGCCCGCCCTGCTGCGGCGCCAGGCTTTCGAGGACGCCATGCGCGAAGCGGGCTTGCAGGTGCCGCCGCGCAGGGTGGCGCAAGGCTACTTTACGTATCGCTCGGGACTGGACGCGGCGCGCCAGCTGCTGGCGCAAACACCGCGCCCCAGCGCCATCTTCGCCAGCAACGACGACATGGCCGCCGCCACCCTGGCCGTGGCACACGGCATGGGCTTGCAGGTGCCGGCCGAATTGAGCGTGTGCGGCTTCGACGACACGCCCGTCGCCACCACCGTCTGGCCCGAGCTGACCACCATCCACCAGCCCATCGCCGACATGGCGCGCGCCGCCGTCAGTCTCGTCATCGACGAAATCCGCCAGCGCCGCGCCGGGGAAACGGCGCCCGCGACGCATCGCCTGATGCAATTTACGCTGGTCGAGCGGGCATCGTCGGGTGTGTATGCGCCGCTGGCGGCAAAGGGCCAGCGCAAACCTTGA